A genomic stretch from Flavobacterium humidisoli includes:
- a CDS encoding Gfo/Idh/MocA family oxidoreductase: MNIPYKPLLPETEQPIIIIGASGIVKDAHLPAYEMAGFKVFGITNRTISKAYDLQKQFKIDHVFESVADAVKNAPSNAVYDITVLPDQYIEILEQLPDGAAVLIQKPMGNDLAQAREIVAVCERKNLVAAINFQLRFASFVSSARYLINEGIIGQLYDLEFKVTVNTPWELFPLIKEHPRLEILFHSVHYIDCIRSFLGNPKGVMAKTAKHPLKKLSSSRSTIILDYAEDMHVVINTNHDHHFGPKHEESYIKWEGTKGAIRAKMGLLMNYPDGLPDVFEYALAKKDNEKEYEWTEVKLEGSWFPEAFIGAMSNLMRYKEGSDKILSASVQDVLGTMKVVEACYISSKNGGISFDEV, encoded by the coding sequence ATGAATATTCCCTATAAACCATTACTGCCCGAAACAGAACAGCCAATTATCATCATCGGGGCGAGCGGAATCGTAAAAGATGCACATCTTCCCGCTTACGAAATGGCTGGTTTTAAAGTTTTTGGTATTACAAATAGAACAATCTCAAAAGCATACGATTTACAGAAACAATTCAAAATTGATCATGTTTTTGAAAGTGTTGCCGATGCGGTTAAAAATGCGCCGTCAAATGCTGTTTACGACATTACCGTTTTACCTGATCAATACATTGAAATTTTAGAGCAGCTTCCCGATGGAGCTGCAGTATTGATTCAGAAACCAATGGGAAATGATCTCGCTCAGGCACGCGAAATTGTAGCAGTTTGCGAAAGAAAAAATCTGGTTGCCGCAATCAACTTCCAGCTTCGATTTGCTTCATTTGTAAGCTCCGCCCGCTATTTGATTAATGAAGGAATTATTGGCCAATTATACGATTTAGAATTTAAAGTTACCGTAAATACGCCTTGGGAATTATTTCCTTTAATTAAAGAACATCCGAGATTGGAAATTCTTTTTCACAGCGTGCATTACATTGATTGTATTCGATCTTTCTTGGGAAATCCGAAAGGAGTTATGGCCAAAACGGCTAAACATCCGCTTAAAAAATTATCTTCAAGCAGATCGACAATTATTTTAGATTATGCCGAAGATATGCATGTGGTTATTAATACGAATCATGATCATCACTTTGGTCCAAAACATGAGGAAAGTTACATCAAATGGGAAGGAACAAAAGGTGCCATTAGAGCAAAAATGGGCTTGTTGATGAATTATCCTGACGGTCTTCCAGACGTTTTTGAATACGCTTTAGCTAAAAAAGATAATGAAAAAGAATACGAATGGACCGAAGTTAAACTGGAAGGATCTTGGTTTCCAGAAGCATTTATTGGCGCAATGTCCAATCTGATGCGCTACAAGGAAGGTTCTGATAAAATATTATCTGCCAGCGTTCAAGATGTTTTAGGCACAATGAAAGTGGTAGAAGCCTGTTATATCAGCAGTAAAAATGGCGGTATTTCTTTTGATGAAGTGTAA